Proteins from a single region of Canis aureus isolate CA01 chromosome 26, VMU_Caureus_v.1.0, whole genome shotgun sequence:
- the STAU1 gene encoding double-stranded RNA-binding protein Staufen homolog 1 isoform X4, translated as MSQVQVQVQNPSAALSGSQILNKNQSLLSQPLMSIPSTTSSLPSENAGRPIQNSALPSASITPTSAAAVPSSMAHPKEKTPMCLVNELARFNKIQPEYKLLREQGPAHCKVFTVQLTLGDQHWEAEGTSIKKAQHTAAAKALEGTKFPKPIARPFRSEGRNPESITPTVELNALCMKLGKKPMYKPVDPYSRMQSTYNYNMRGGAYPPRYFYPFPVPPLLYQVELSVGGQQFNGKGKTRQAAKHDAAAKALRTLQSEPPPERPEGRRLGEQVNGRESEEENLNKSEISQVFEIALKRNLPVNFEVARESGPPHMKSFVTKVSVGEFVGEGEGKSKKISKKNAAIAVLEELKKLPPLPTVERVKPRIKKKTKSIVRLQSSTDCGQGMNPISRLAQIQQAKKEKEPEYMLLTERGLPRRREFVMQVKVGNHTAEGAGTNKKVAKRNAAENMLEILGFKVPQAQPTKPALKSEEKTPIKKTGDGRKVTFFEPGSGDENGTSNKEDEFRMPYLSHQQLPAGILPMVPEVAQAVGVSQGHHTKDFTRAAPNPAKATVTAMIARELLYGGTSPTAETILKNNISSGHVPHGPLTRPSEQLDYLSRVQGFQVEYKDFPKNNKNEFVSLINCSSQPPLISHGIGKDVESCHDMAALNILKLLSELDQPSTEMPRTGNGPMSVCGRC; from the exons TTCCTTCTAGCATGGCACACCCCAAAGAGAAAACCCCAATGTGTCTTGTGAATGAGTTAGCCCGTTTCAACAAGATTCAGCCTGAGTATAAGCTTTTGCGTGAGCAAGGTCCAGCTCACTGTAAG GTGTTTACAGTACAGCTAACACTTGGAGATCAGCACTGGGAAGCTGAAGGAACTAGTATTAAAAAAGCCCAGCACACAGCTGCTGCCAAAGCTTTGGAAGGAACAAAATTTCCTAAACCCATAGCCCGCCCTTTTCGTAGCGAAGGAAGGAATCCAG AAAGCATAACCCCTACTGTAGAGCTAAATGCACTGTGCATGAAACTTGGAAAAAAACCAATGTATAAGCCTGTCGACCCTTACTCTCGGATGCAGTCCACCTATAACTACAACATGAGAGGAGGTGCTTATCCCCCGAG GTACTTTTACCCATTTCCAGTACCACCTTTACTTTATCAAGTTGAGCTTTCTGTGGGAGGACAGCAGTTTAACGGGAAAGGCAAGACGAGGCAGGCTGCAAAACACGACGCCGCTGCGAAAGCCTTGCGGACCCTACAGAGCGAGCCCCCGCCCGAAAGACCGGAGGGGAGGCGGCTGGGCGAGCAG GTGAATGGAAGAGaatcagaagaagaaaatctcaataaatctgaAATAAGTCAAGTGTTTGAGATTGCACTTAAACGGAACTTGCCTGTGAATTTTGAG GTTGCCCGGGAGAGTGGCCCCCCCCACATGAAGAGCTTTGTGACCAAGGTGTCGGTTGGGGAGTTTGTGGGGGAAGGTGAAGGGAAGAGCAAgaagatttcaaagaaaaatgctGCTATCGCCGTCCTTGAGGAGCTGAAGAAGCTACCACCCCTGCCTACAGTCGAGCGTGTGAAGcccagaatcaaaaagaaaacaaaatccatagTCAGG CTACAGAGCAGCACAGACTGTGGCCAGGGAATGAACCCGATTAGCAGACTGGCCCAGATCCAACAGGCGAAAAAGGAGAAGGAGCCAGAGTACATGCTCCTCACAGAGCGAGGCCTCCCACGCCGCAGAGAGTTTGTGATGCAG GTGAAGGTGGGAAACCACACCGCAGAAGGAGCAGGCACCAATAAGAAGGTGGCCAAACGCAACGCAGCCGAGAACATGCTGGAGATCCTTGGTTTCAAAGTCCCACAGGCTCAGCCCACCAAACCAGCCCTCAAATCAGAGGAGAAG acaccaataaaaaaaacagGGGATGGAAGAAAAGTAACCTTTTTTGAACCTGGCTCTGGGGATGAAAATGGGACTA GCAATAAAGAGGATGAGTTTAGGATGCCTTATCTGAGTCATCAGCAGCTGCCCGCTGGGATTCTTCCCATGGTGCCCGAGGTGGCCCAGGCCGTAGGAGTCAGTCAAGGACACCACACCAAAGATTTCACCAGGGCTGCTCCGAACCCTGCCAAGGCCACGGTAACTGCCATGATAGCCCGTGAATTGTTGTATGGGGGCACCTCGCCCACAGCCGAGACCATTTTAAAGAATAACATCTCTTCAGGCCACGTACCCCATGGACCTCTTACAAGACCCTCTGAGCAGCTGGACTATCTTTCCAGAGTCCAGGGATTCCAG GTTGAATACAAAGACTTCCCCAAAAACAACAAGAACGAATTTGTATCTCTTATCAATTGCTCCTCTCAGCCACCTCTGATCAGCCACGGtattggaaaggatgtggagtcCTGCCATGACATG GCTGCACTGAACATCTTAAAGTTGCTGTCTGAGTTGGACCAACCGAGTACAGAGATGCCAAGAACAGGAAATGGACCAATGTCTGT gTGTGGGAGGTGCTGA
- the STAU1 gene encoding double-stranded RNA-binding protein Staufen homolog 1 isoform X3: MSQVQVQVQNPSAALSGSQILNKNQSLLSQPLMSIPSTTSSLPSENAGRPIQNSALPSASITPTSAAAVPSSMAHPKEKTPMCLVNELARFNKIQPEYKLLREQGPAHCKVFTVQLTLGDQHWEAEGTSIKKAQHTAAAKALEGTKFPKPIARPFRSEGRNPESITPTVELNALCMKLGKKPMYKPVDPYSRMQSTYNYNMRGGAYPPRYFYPFPVPPLLYQVELSVGGQQFNGKGKTRQAAKHDAAAKALRTLQSEPPPERPEGRRLGEQVNGRESEEENLNKSEISQVFEIALKRNLPVNFESFPLKQVARESGPPHMKSFVTKVSVGEFVGEGEGKSKKISKKNAAIAVLEELKKLPPLPTVERVKPRIKKKTKSIVRLQSSTDCGQGMNPISRLAQIQQAKKEKEPEYMLLTERGLPRRREFVMQVKVGNHTAEGAGTNKKVAKRNAAENMLEILGFKVPQAQPTKPALKSEEKTPIKKTGDGRKVTFFEPGSGDENGTSNKEDEFRMPYLSHQQLPAGILPMVPEVAQAVGVSQGHHTKDFTRAAPNPAKATVTAMIARELLYGGTSPTAETILKNNISSGHVPHGPLTRPSEQLDYLSRVQGFQVEYKDFPKNNKNEFVSLINCSSQPPLISHGIGKDVESCHDMAALNILKLLSELDQPSTEMPRTGNGPMSVCGRC, encoded by the exons TTCCTTCTAGCATGGCACACCCCAAAGAGAAAACCCCAATGTGTCTTGTGAATGAGTTAGCCCGTTTCAACAAGATTCAGCCTGAGTATAAGCTTTTGCGTGAGCAAGGTCCAGCTCACTGTAAG GTGTTTACAGTACAGCTAACACTTGGAGATCAGCACTGGGAAGCTGAAGGAACTAGTATTAAAAAAGCCCAGCACACAGCTGCTGCCAAAGCTTTGGAAGGAACAAAATTTCCTAAACCCATAGCCCGCCCTTTTCGTAGCGAAGGAAGGAATCCAG AAAGCATAACCCCTACTGTAGAGCTAAATGCACTGTGCATGAAACTTGGAAAAAAACCAATGTATAAGCCTGTCGACCCTTACTCTCGGATGCAGTCCACCTATAACTACAACATGAGAGGAGGTGCTTATCCCCCGAG GTACTTTTACCCATTTCCAGTACCACCTTTACTTTATCAAGTTGAGCTTTCTGTGGGAGGACAGCAGTTTAACGGGAAAGGCAAGACGAGGCAGGCTGCAAAACACGACGCCGCTGCGAAAGCCTTGCGGACCCTACAGAGCGAGCCCCCGCCCGAAAGACCGGAGGGGAGGCGGCTGGGCGAGCAG GTGAATGGAAGAGaatcagaagaagaaaatctcaataaatctgaAATAAGTCAAGTGTTTGAGATTGCACTTAAACGGAACTTGCCTGTGAATTTTGAG TCTTTCCCTCTAAAACAGGTTGCCCGGGAGAGTGGCCCCCCCCACATGAAGAGCTTTGTGACCAAGGTGTCGGTTGGGGAGTTTGTGGGGGAAGGTGAAGGGAAGAGCAAgaagatttcaaagaaaaatgctGCTATCGCCGTCCTTGAGGAGCTGAAGAAGCTACCACCCCTGCCTACAGTCGAGCGTGTGAAGcccagaatcaaaaagaaaacaaaatccatagTCAGG CTACAGAGCAGCACAGACTGTGGCCAGGGAATGAACCCGATTAGCAGACTGGCCCAGATCCAACAGGCGAAAAAGGAGAAGGAGCCAGAGTACATGCTCCTCACAGAGCGAGGCCTCCCACGCCGCAGAGAGTTTGTGATGCAG GTGAAGGTGGGAAACCACACCGCAGAAGGAGCAGGCACCAATAAGAAGGTGGCCAAACGCAACGCAGCCGAGAACATGCTGGAGATCCTTGGTTTCAAAGTCCCACAGGCTCAGCCCACCAAACCAGCCCTCAAATCAGAGGAGAAG acaccaataaaaaaaacagGGGATGGAAGAAAAGTAACCTTTTTTGAACCTGGCTCTGGGGATGAAAATGGGACTA GCAATAAAGAGGATGAGTTTAGGATGCCTTATCTGAGTCATCAGCAGCTGCCCGCTGGGATTCTTCCCATGGTGCCCGAGGTGGCCCAGGCCGTAGGAGTCAGTCAAGGACACCACACCAAAGATTTCACCAGGGCTGCTCCGAACCCTGCCAAGGCCACGGTAACTGCCATGATAGCCCGTGAATTGTTGTATGGGGGCACCTCGCCCACAGCCGAGACCATTTTAAAGAATAACATCTCTTCAGGCCACGTACCCCATGGACCTCTTACAAGACCCTCTGAGCAGCTGGACTATCTTTCCAGAGTCCAGGGATTCCAG GTTGAATACAAAGACTTCCCCAAAAACAACAAGAACGAATTTGTATCTCTTATCAATTGCTCCTCTCAGCCACCTCTGATCAGCCACGGtattggaaaggatgtggagtcCTGCCATGACATG GCTGCACTGAACATCTTAAAGTTGCTGTCTGAGTTGGACCAACCGAGTACAGAGATGCCAAGAACAGGAAATGGACCAATGTCTGT gTGTGGGAGGTGCTGA
- the STAU1 gene encoding double-stranded RNA-binding protein Staufen homolog 1 isoform X1, with translation MSQVQVQVQNPSAALSGSQILNKNQSLLSQPLMSIPSTTSSLPSENAGRPIQNSALPSASITPTSAAAVPSSMAHPKEKTPMCLVNELARFNKIQPEYKLLREQGPAHCKVFTVQLTLGDQHWEAEGTSIKKAQHTAAAKALEGTKFPKPIARPFRSEGRNPGIMRGPRQVPFKSVFRESITPTVELNALCMKLGKKPMYKPVDPYSRMQSTYNYNMRGGAYPPRYFYPFPVPPLLYQVELSVGGQQFNGKGKTRQAAKHDAAAKALRTLQSEPPPERPEGRRLGEQVNGRESEEENLNKSEISQVFEIALKRNLPVNFESFPLKQVARESGPPHMKSFVTKVSVGEFVGEGEGKSKKISKKNAAIAVLEELKKLPPLPTVERVKPRIKKKTKSIVRLQSSTDCGQGMNPISRLAQIQQAKKEKEPEYMLLTERGLPRRREFVMQVKVGNHTAEGAGTNKKVAKRNAAENMLEILGFKVPQAQPTKPALKSEEKTPIKKTGDGRKVTFFEPGSGDENGTSNKEDEFRMPYLSHQQLPAGILPMVPEVAQAVGVSQGHHTKDFTRAAPNPAKATVTAMIARELLYGGTSPTAETILKNNISSGHVPHGPLTRPSEQLDYLSRVQGFQVEYKDFPKNNKNEFVSLINCSSQPPLISHGIGKDVESCHDMAALNILKLLSELDQPSTEMPRTGNGPMSVCGRC, from the exons TTCCTTCTAGCATGGCACACCCCAAAGAGAAAACCCCAATGTGTCTTGTGAATGAGTTAGCCCGTTTCAACAAGATTCAGCCTGAGTATAAGCTTTTGCGTGAGCAAGGTCCAGCTCACTGTAAG GTGTTTACAGTACAGCTAACACTTGGAGATCAGCACTGGGAAGCTGAAGGAACTAGTATTAAAAAAGCCCAGCACACAGCTGCTGCCAAAGCTTTGGAAGGAACAAAATTTCCTAAACCCATAGCCCGCCCTTTTCGTAGCGAAGGAAGGAATCCAGGTATTATGCGTGGGCCAAGACAGGTTCCTTTCAAAAGTGTGTTTAGAG AAAGCATAACCCCTACTGTAGAGCTAAATGCACTGTGCATGAAACTTGGAAAAAAACCAATGTATAAGCCTGTCGACCCTTACTCTCGGATGCAGTCCACCTATAACTACAACATGAGAGGAGGTGCTTATCCCCCGAG GTACTTTTACCCATTTCCAGTACCACCTTTACTTTATCAAGTTGAGCTTTCTGTGGGAGGACAGCAGTTTAACGGGAAAGGCAAGACGAGGCAGGCTGCAAAACACGACGCCGCTGCGAAAGCCTTGCGGACCCTACAGAGCGAGCCCCCGCCCGAAAGACCGGAGGGGAGGCGGCTGGGCGAGCAG GTGAATGGAAGAGaatcagaagaagaaaatctcaataaatctgaAATAAGTCAAGTGTTTGAGATTGCACTTAAACGGAACTTGCCTGTGAATTTTGAG TCTTTCCCTCTAAAACAGGTTGCCCGGGAGAGTGGCCCCCCCCACATGAAGAGCTTTGTGACCAAGGTGTCGGTTGGGGAGTTTGTGGGGGAAGGTGAAGGGAAGAGCAAgaagatttcaaagaaaaatgctGCTATCGCCGTCCTTGAGGAGCTGAAGAAGCTACCACCCCTGCCTACAGTCGAGCGTGTGAAGcccagaatcaaaaagaaaacaaaatccatagTCAGG CTACAGAGCAGCACAGACTGTGGCCAGGGAATGAACCCGATTAGCAGACTGGCCCAGATCCAACAGGCGAAAAAGGAGAAGGAGCCAGAGTACATGCTCCTCACAGAGCGAGGCCTCCCACGCCGCAGAGAGTTTGTGATGCAG GTGAAGGTGGGAAACCACACCGCAGAAGGAGCAGGCACCAATAAGAAGGTGGCCAAACGCAACGCAGCCGAGAACATGCTGGAGATCCTTGGTTTCAAAGTCCCACAGGCTCAGCCCACCAAACCAGCCCTCAAATCAGAGGAGAAG acaccaataaaaaaaacagGGGATGGAAGAAAAGTAACCTTTTTTGAACCTGGCTCTGGGGATGAAAATGGGACTA GCAATAAAGAGGATGAGTTTAGGATGCCTTATCTGAGTCATCAGCAGCTGCCCGCTGGGATTCTTCCCATGGTGCCCGAGGTGGCCCAGGCCGTAGGAGTCAGTCAAGGACACCACACCAAAGATTTCACCAGGGCTGCTCCGAACCCTGCCAAGGCCACGGTAACTGCCATGATAGCCCGTGAATTGTTGTATGGGGGCACCTCGCCCACAGCCGAGACCATTTTAAAGAATAACATCTCTTCAGGCCACGTACCCCATGGACCTCTTACAAGACCCTCTGAGCAGCTGGACTATCTTTCCAGAGTCCAGGGATTCCAG GTTGAATACAAAGACTTCCCCAAAAACAACAAGAACGAATTTGTATCTCTTATCAATTGCTCCTCTCAGCCACCTCTGATCAGCCACGGtattggaaaggatgtggagtcCTGCCATGACATG GCTGCACTGAACATCTTAAAGTTGCTGTCTGAGTTGGACCAACCGAGTACAGAGATGCCAAGAACAGGAAATGGACCAATGTCTGT gTGTGGGAGGTGCTGA
- the STAU1 gene encoding double-stranded RNA-binding protein Staufen homolog 1 isoform X2, producing the protein MSQVQVQVQNPSAALSGSQILNKNQSLLSQPLMSIPSTTSSLPSENAGRPIQNSALPSASITPTSAAAVPSSMAHPKEKTPMCLVNELARFNKIQPEYKLLREQGPAHCKVFTVQLTLGDQHWEAEGTSIKKAQHTAAAKALEGTKFPKPIARPFRSEGRNPGIMRGPRQVPFKSVFRESITPTVELNALCMKLGKKPMYKPVDPYSRMQSTYNYNMRGGAYPPRYFYPFPVPPLLYQVELSVGGQQFNGKGKTRQAAKHDAAAKALRTLQSEPPPERPEGRRLGEQVNGRESEEENLNKSEISQVFEIALKRNLPVNFEVARESGPPHMKSFVTKVSVGEFVGEGEGKSKKISKKNAAIAVLEELKKLPPLPTVERVKPRIKKKTKSIVRLQSSTDCGQGMNPISRLAQIQQAKKEKEPEYMLLTERGLPRRREFVMQVKVGNHTAEGAGTNKKVAKRNAAENMLEILGFKVPQAQPTKPALKSEEKTPIKKTGDGRKVTFFEPGSGDENGTSNKEDEFRMPYLSHQQLPAGILPMVPEVAQAVGVSQGHHTKDFTRAAPNPAKATVTAMIARELLYGGTSPTAETILKNNISSGHVPHGPLTRPSEQLDYLSRVQGFQVEYKDFPKNNKNEFVSLINCSSQPPLISHGIGKDVESCHDMAALNILKLLSELDQPSTEMPRTGNGPMSVCGRC; encoded by the exons TTCCTTCTAGCATGGCACACCCCAAAGAGAAAACCCCAATGTGTCTTGTGAATGAGTTAGCCCGTTTCAACAAGATTCAGCCTGAGTATAAGCTTTTGCGTGAGCAAGGTCCAGCTCACTGTAAG GTGTTTACAGTACAGCTAACACTTGGAGATCAGCACTGGGAAGCTGAAGGAACTAGTATTAAAAAAGCCCAGCACACAGCTGCTGCCAAAGCTTTGGAAGGAACAAAATTTCCTAAACCCATAGCCCGCCCTTTTCGTAGCGAAGGAAGGAATCCAGGTATTATGCGTGGGCCAAGACAGGTTCCTTTCAAAAGTGTGTTTAGAG AAAGCATAACCCCTACTGTAGAGCTAAATGCACTGTGCATGAAACTTGGAAAAAAACCAATGTATAAGCCTGTCGACCCTTACTCTCGGATGCAGTCCACCTATAACTACAACATGAGAGGAGGTGCTTATCCCCCGAG GTACTTTTACCCATTTCCAGTACCACCTTTACTTTATCAAGTTGAGCTTTCTGTGGGAGGACAGCAGTTTAACGGGAAAGGCAAGACGAGGCAGGCTGCAAAACACGACGCCGCTGCGAAAGCCTTGCGGACCCTACAGAGCGAGCCCCCGCCCGAAAGACCGGAGGGGAGGCGGCTGGGCGAGCAG GTGAATGGAAGAGaatcagaagaagaaaatctcaataaatctgaAATAAGTCAAGTGTTTGAGATTGCACTTAAACGGAACTTGCCTGTGAATTTTGAG GTTGCCCGGGAGAGTGGCCCCCCCCACATGAAGAGCTTTGTGACCAAGGTGTCGGTTGGGGAGTTTGTGGGGGAAGGTGAAGGGAAGAGCAAgaagatttcaaagaaaaatgctGCTATCGCCGTCCTTGAGGAGCTGAAGAAGCTACCACCCCTGCCTACAGTCGAGCGTGTGAAGcccagaatcaaaaagaaaacaaaatccatagTCAGG CTACAGAGCAGCACAGACTGTGGCCAGGGAATGAACCCGATTAGCAGACTGGCCCAGATCCAACAGGCGAAAAAGGAGAAGGAGCCAGAGTACATGCTCCTCACAGAGCGAGGCCTCCCACGCCGCAGAGAGTTTGTGATGCAG GTGAAGGTGGGAAACCACACCGCAGAAGGAGCAGGCACCAATAAGAAGGTGGCCAAACGCAACGCAGCCGAGAACATGCTGGAGATCCTTGGTTTCAAAGTCCCACAGGCTCAGCCCACCAAACCAGCCCTCAAATCAGAGGAGAAG acaccaataaaaaaaacagGGGATGGAAGAAAAGTAACCTTTTTTGAACCTGGCTCTGGGGATGAAAATGGGACTA GCAATAAAGAGGATGAGTTTAGGATGCCTTATCTGAGTCATCAGCAGCTGCCCGCTGGGATTCTTCCCATGGTGCCCGAGGTGGCCCAGGCCGTAGGAGTCAGTCAAGGACACCACACCAAAGATTTCACCAGGGCTGCTCCGAACCCTGCCAAGGCCACGGTAACTGCCATGATAGCCCGTGAATTGTTGTATGGGGGCACCTCGCCCACAGCCGAGACCATTTTAAAGAATAACATCTCTTCAGGCCACGTACCCCATGGACCTCTTACAAGACCCTCTGAGCAGCTGGACTATCTTTCCAGAGTCCAGGGATTCCAG GTTGAATACAAAGACTTCCCCAAAAACAACAAGAACGAATTTGTATCTCTTATCAATTGCTCCTCTCAGCCACCTCTGATCAGCCACGGtattggaaaggatgtggagtcCTGCCATGACATG GCTGCACTGAACATCTTAAAGTTGCTGTCTGAGTTGGACCAACCGAGTACAGAGATGCCAAGAACAGGAAATGGACCAATGTCTGT gTGTGGGAGGTGCTGA
- the STAU1 gene encoding double-stranded RNA-binding protein Staufen homolog 1 isoform X7, with amino-acid sequence MKLGKKPMYKPVDPYSRMQSTYNYNMRGGAYPPRYFYPFPVPPLLYQVELSVGGQQFNGKGKTRQAAKHDAAAKALRTLQSEPPPERPEGRRLGEQVNGRESEEENLNKSEISQVFEIALKRNLPVNFESFPLKQVARESGPPHMKSFVTKVSVGEFVGEGEGKSKKISKKNAAIAVLEELKKLPPLPTVERVKPRIKKKTKSIVRLQSSTDCGQGMNPISRLAQIQQAKKEKEPEYMLLTERGLPRRREFVMQVKVGNHTAEGAGTNKKVAKRNAAENMLEILGFKVPQAQPTKPALKSEEKTPIKKTGDGRKVTFFEPGSGDENGTSNKEDEFRMPYLSHQQLPAGILPMVPEVAQAVGVSQGHHTKDFTRAAPNPAKATVTAMIARELLYGGTSPTAETILKNNISSGHVPHGPLTRPSEQLDYLSRVQGFQVEYKDFPKNNKNEFVSLINCSSQPPLISHGIGKDVESCHDMAALNILKLLSELDQPSTEMPRTGNGPMSVCGRC; translated from the exons ATGAAACTTGGAAAAAAACCAATGTATAAGCCTGTCGACCCTTACTCTCGGATGCAGTCCACCTATAACTACAACATGAGAGGAGGTGCTTATCCCCCGAG GTACTTTTACCCATTTCCAGTACCACCTTTACTTTATCAAGTTGAGCTTTCTGTGGGAGGACAGCAGTTTAACGGGAAAGGCAAGACGAGGCAGGCTGCAAAACACGACGCCGCTGCGAAAGCCTTGCGGACCCTACAGAGCGAGCCCCCGCCCGAAAGACCGGAGGGGAGGCGGCTGGGCGAGCAG GTGAATGGAAGAGaatcagaagaagaaaatctcaataaatctgaAATAAGTCAAGTGTTTGAGATTGCACTTAAACGGAACTTGCCTGTGAATTTTGAG TCTTTCCCTCTAAAACAGGTTGCCCGGGAGAGTGGCCCCCCCCACATGAAGAGCTTTGTGACCAAGGTGTCGGTTGGGGAGTTTGTGGGGGAAGGTGAAGGGAAGAGCAAgaagatttcaaagaaaaatgctGCTATCGCCGTCCTTGAGGAGCTGAAGAAGCTACCACCCCTGCCTACAGTCGAGCGTGTGAAGcccagaatcaaaaagaaaacaaaatccatagTCAGG CTACAGAGCAGCACAGACTGTGGCCAGGGAATGAACCCGATTAGCAGACTGGCCCAGATCCAACAGGCGAAAAAGGAGAAGGAGCCAGAGTACATGCTCCTCACAGAGCGAGGCCTCCCACGCCGCAGAGAGTTTGTGATGCAG GTGAAGGTGGGAAACCACACCGCAGAAGGAGCAGGCACCAATAAGAAGGTGGCCAAACGCAACGCAGCCGAGAACATGCTGGAGATCCTTGGTTTCAAAGTCCCACAGGCTCAGCCCACCAAACCAGCCCTCAAATCAGAGGAGAAG acaccaataaaaaaaacagGGGATGGAAGAAAAGTAACCTTTTTTGAACCTGGCTCTGGGGATGAAAATGGGACTA GCAATAAAGAGGATGAGTTTAGGATGCCTTATCTGAGTCATCAGCAGCTGCCCGCTGGGATTCTTCCCATGGTGCCCGAGGTGGCCCAGGCCGTAGGAGTCAGTCAAGGACACCACACCAAAGATTTCACCAGGGCTGCTCCGAACCCTGCCAAGGCCACGGTAACTGCCATGATAGCCCGTGAATTGTTGTATGGGGGCACCTCGCCCACAGCCGAGACCATTTTAAAGAATAACATCTCTTCAGGCCACGTACCCCATGGACCTCTTACAAGACCCTCTGAGCAGCTGGACTATCTTTCCAGAGTCCAGGGATTCCAG GTTGAATACAAAGACTTCCCCAAAAACAACAAGAACGAATTTGTATCTCTTATCAATTGCTCCTCTCAGCCACCTCTGATCAGCCACGGtattggaaaggatgtggagtcCTGCCATGACATG GCTGCACTGAACATCTTAAAGTTGCTGTCTGAGTTGGACCAACCGAGTACAGAGATGCCAAGAACAGGAAATGGACCAATGTCTGT gTGTGGGAGGTGCTGA